The Lycium ferocissimum isolate CSIRO_LF1 chromosome 1, AGI_CSIRO_Lferr_CH_V1, whole genome shotgun sequence genome includes a region encoding these proteins:
- the LOC132051988 gene encoding late embryogenesis abundant protein D-34-like isoform X1: MSQEIPVKYGDVFPVSSELGSKMIAPQDAAIMQSAESIALGHVPKGGPASLMQSAAAQNERIGVVDVDDISDLARDPGVTVSQAEVGGTRIVSESIGGEVVAQYIYPSEAGGDGEGAERYPTTGVQEEAVTVGEALEAVAFKAAGDKPLEESDAAAIQAAEARATGRSEVVPGGIGAQAQNAASVNARTDDKTTLGDVLRDATSKLIEDKAVKKEDAEGVVSAEIRNKPDLATHPGGVAASQTTAANLNTF; this comes from the exons ATGAGTCAAGAAATACCTGTTAAATATGGGGACGTGTTTCCGGTGTCGAGTGAACTTGGTTCAAAAATGATAGCACCACAAGATGCAGCAATCATGCAGTCAGCAGAAAGTATAGCGTTGGGTCATGTACCAAAAGGTGGGCCTGCATCGCTCATGCAGTCAGCTGCAGCCCAAAATGAGCGTATAGGTGTGGTAGATGTTGATGACATATCGGATCTCGCGAGAGATCCGGGTGTCACTGTTTCTCAAGCTGAGGTTGGTGGCACTCGCATTGTCTCTGAATCAATCGGTGGAGAG GTGGTTGCACAATATATCTATCCATCAGAAGCAGGAGGTGACGGAGAAGGAGCCGAACGATATCCTACAACAGGAGTTCAGGAGGAGGCAGTTACGGTAGGTGAAGCTCTAGAGGCAGTGGCATTTAAGGCAGCAGGGGACAAACCACTTGAGGAGAGCGACGCTGCAGCAATACAGGCAGCAGAAGCAAGAGCCACGGGACGAAGTGAAGTGGTGCCGGGAGGTATAGGAGCACAAGCTCAAAATGCAGCTTCCGTTAATGCTCGAACGGATGACAAGACCACTCTTGGTGATGTCCTAAGA GATGCGACGAGCAAGCTTATAGAAGACAAGGCAGTGAAGAAGGAAGATGCAGAAGGGGTGGTGAGTGCTGAAATAAGGAATAAACCCGACTTGGCAACACATCCCGGAGGAGTAGCAGCATCTCAGACCACTGCAGCTAATCTGAACACATTCTAA
- the LOC132051988 gene encoding late embryogenesis abundant protein D-34-like isoform X2, giving the protein MSQEIPVKYGDVFPVSSELGSKMIAPQDAAIMQSAESIALGHVPKGGPASLMQSAAAQNERIGVVDVDDISDLARDPGVTVSQAEVVAQYIYPSEAGGDGEGAERYPTTGVQEEAVTVGEALEAVAFKAAGDKPLEESDAAAIQAAEARATGRSEVVPGGIGAQAQNAASVNARTDDKTTLGDVLRDATSKLIEDKAVKKEDAEGVVSAEIRNKPDLATHPGGVAASQTTAANLNTF; this is encoded by the exons ATGAGTCAAGAAATACCTGTTAAATATGGGGACGTGTTTCCGGTGTCGAGTGAACTTGGTTCAAAAATGATAGCACCACAAGATGCAGCAATCATGCAGTCAGCAGAAAGTATAGCGTTGGGTCATGTACCAAAAGGTGGGCCTGCATCGCTCATGCAGTCAGCTGCAGCCCAAAATGAGCGTATAGGTGTGGTAGATGTTGATGACATATCGGATCTCGCGAGAGATCCGGGTGTCACTGTTTCTCAAGCTGAG GTGGTTGCACAATATATCTATCCATCAGAAGCAGGAGGTGACGGAGAAGGAGCCGAACGATATCCTACAACAGGAGTTCAGGAGGAGGCAGTTACGGTAGGTGAAGCTCTAGAGGCAGTGGCATTTAAGGCAGCAGGGGACAAACCACTTGAGGAGAGCGACGCTGCAGCAATACAGGCAGCAGAAGCAAGAGCCACGGGACGAAGTGAAGTGGTGCCGGGAGGTATAGGAGCACAAGCTCAAAATGCAGCTTCCGTTAATGCTCGAACGGATGACAAGACCACTCTTGGTGATGTCCTAAGA GATGCGACGAGCAAGCTTATAGAAGACAAGGCAGTGAAGAAGGAAGATGCAGAAGGGGTGGTGAGTGCTGAAATAAGGAATAAACCCGACTTGGCAACACATCCCGGAGGAGTAGCAGCATCTCAGACCACTGCAGCTAATCTGAACACATTCTAA